The genomic window GTGTGACGAACATCATCTCATCCTCAACAAGAAAACCCCACAGAAAAGATGGTGTTTGACCCAAAATCCCTTGGTGATCACTCAGCAGTGGTCATCCATGACTATACCATAGTGCAGCTGGACTCCTACAAATACTTGGGTATCCACGTGGATAATAAACTAGTATGAAATGTCTCTGTCAGAGATGTGAACCGTCTGATTTAGGGCACTCAGGGAACAGAACTATGCACTCTAAAGCAGTTAGCAACTTTAACCATCCAATGTAGAGCCTGCATGGAGTGAATGCCTGCCTTTTAAAACAGTCAGAGACATGAATTGTCTAATCTAGAGCGAGTAGGCACCGGAACTGTGTGCTCTAAAACAGTTATGGACATAAACTTTCCAATCTAGAGTAATCAGGGAGCAAAACCATGTGCTTGAAAGCGTTCAGAGTTGTGGACCGTCCAATGCAGAGGGAATACGGACCAGAACAGTACGCTCTAAAGCTGTCATAGACATTAACCATCCAATCTAGACTGCATAAAGAGTGAAACTGTGTGCTCTTAAGTCACCTCAAACCAAGGGTTCAAACCCATGTTCTTCCTATGCCTGCCTGGGTTTCCAAACAGACATGTAGGTTAACTGTGACTCTTAATTCCCCGTACGTGTGAATGATTGTATGTATCAATGCTGTGATAGACTGGTGACCTGTCCTGCCTCTTGCCAGGTGCCAGCAAGGGAAAAGCAGGTATAGATATATAATTGATCAGTGGATGTTCCCACACATGCCCCCACGGTCTACTGTAGGGATGTGTAGAGAGCCccgtatttgtatttgtatctgtatttattaaGGCACTCACTACTGAACTAAAGCTCAGCTCCGCGCCACTGTTTAGACAGACCTGTagctatttatacacccataatacagagacagcacagcatgtaaggCAGGGAAGAAcatcaaaggtgattcttgctttacatttttaatttattgcctattttttacaacctaacatTGGGGAAAAGGtgaggggaacaacaggttatggaaaGTCCCTTGAGTGCACCTGTAGCTCAggtttatctctggggaacaccttCAACTCAagggagtgatgtccaaataaggaaatgtgtgtcatgcagCAGTTGGATGCGATTCCCCTTGTTGAGATCTGCTAATAGACTTAACACAGtagaacagaggagagagactgagatagtgatgtaactgacctgcgcgctgttatttgacatgtttttttttacccccctcccccccaaaaaaaccaaatcatttttaaaatatttgtacaaaataaatattcataaaaacctactatttgtgcttttccaaaTATCAGATTTGTATTCGGCCCCACCCCTATTGGTGGTTTTTATCCAACTGAACACGTCATTGTTCTTAGAGGCTGCTGAATGACTCCagtgtaatgttttatgttataaTGTACTTCTTAATCATATGATGTCTACCAGTATCATGCAGAATTGTAGTGAAAATGAGCAGCACATTCAATCTTGAGAATTCatcaatttaaacattaaaataattaattcataattACATTAGTTATAAGACATTGAATGCCACATAAATctaaaacaatttacaaaatacCCTCAAACCACACTGATATACAAGCTTGGAAGATTGTCATTTTGTGATAATGgatgatgttttcttaaaaaaatacacgtttttttgtgattaagtCAGTTGTTCTGATGTACTATTCATAagccgccccccccccccccccccccccccacccccccccccccccccccccccacccccacccccccccccccaccccccttaaATGAGATGTAGATAATCAGGAAGCTCCTGTGAGTCATCACACATCACGCTGTGTATACTGTAGTCGGTTTGAAGGAAGAGAACACAGCATCACACTTCAGCATACAGAACTCAATCAGGTTGAGGTCCTGCAACTTTCAAAGGTAAAATTTTATggtaaatttctttttttaaaattaacataTGAGTGTAGAGTTATTGGTAACATTGCTCTGTGGATAGATATAATCACATAACAATTACATAAAAAACCTTTTCttacatttgtaacatatagAATTTATAACAAGGATAGCGAATAAATGAATATGCTGTGATATAAAGGCTGACATGATTAAAAAATAGTACAGAGATATTGGTCGTGTCAATCTATGTGCAATCTAgtgcataaaaaagaaaagcaaacattCATGCAAACAAATATGCAAACTGAATGCAGCCAGCCTAGAACAATAGATAACAATAGGTATACGGCAGTTAACCAGACactatttacatttcatttgtttttatctctctttcattaaatacagttttgacaagtaaagtaaagtaaaaacaaataacagagtataaatatgatgtatgaAGCAAAAAAGATACATTATTATGAATAAAGAAAGTTAGAAAGAAGACAATTTGAAGCAAAATATGAATGATAATTGATCTGGGTGTTGGAGTGCAATAAGGGCATTAATCAATTACTGTTTGAATcttgttttaaagtaaaaaaagttacatttccAGGAAGTAATCATcatcccagcagcagcagtggttaGAAACCTGCTGCAGTTCGATGACCTGCTCTCTCATGTAACACGTCTGATCCTCCTGAAGAATGGAAGATTTTTTTAGCAACATCATCTCACCTAACAGCACTAATAATGATGCTGGGACGCCGTTATGGACGCTTTTCTTTTACATCTCAGTggttgtcatcatcatcagcctTCCTTTGACCATAATGGCTATCTATTCTCTGTATTCCCAGGTGTGTATAATGACTGAGGTTTATGTATTTGTGACTCATATGTCTCTCATACAGTCTAGTTTTATTGTAGATTGAAGAAGCCTGGTCAAAATCTGCAATCTCAGGCAACACTGCGAAAAATTTGGGGAGGGATGCATCTCACCAAAATGTCAATACATTCTCACTTTTACACTAATTGGCCAGTTTGCCACATGTAATACCACAACATGACATATTTGTTTCTAAGAGGGTGGAAACAccataaatatgaaaatacgAAAGGAAAACTATAGTTCCAGAGGAGGAGTTTAGAACATGTTTACAACTGCTTTGTTAATATTTaccagtgtttttatatttcaggtGCAAAATGATAATGTTACTCCCATCTTCGTCATCAACCTTCTCATCTCTGACCTCATCCAGATATGCAGCATGATCATTTTTGTGGCATATGACAATGCCTTCACTGTCAAACTCGTGGTGCATTCTTATGGTCTAATAGCCAGTGTTGGCTTCATGGTGTGTGTCGCCATGGAAAGGTAGCTATCTGTCTTTCCAGCATTATGGCTTTATATGAGTCAGACACGTCCTCAAAGTCTGAATACACTGTATCTGATCATATCTGGAtgatctctctgtctttattgtATTACAGGTATTTGATCATCGTCTGGCCACTGTGGTACCACTTCAGACGGAGCATCAAGGCGTCTGTGGTGGTCTGTGTTGTGGTCTGGATTCTTTCTATTGCCGGTATTCCTATTTTCTTTACCAAAATCCCCTTTTTCATCAGAGCCATCTTATGtaccatcttcctcctcctccccttccccctGCTCATCTTCTTCCTGGCTGGGACCCTCAAATCGTTGTCTGCTGCCATCTCGGTCTCCTCTGAGGAAAAACGAAGAATTGTGGGAACTATGGTTCTGGTGCTGCTTAATTATATAGTGTTGTTCCTGCAAACAATCATTCTGGTCCTGAAAGTAGAAATCACTGTTGTCCTTCTCATCAGCATTTGTATTTCAATTCATATAAGTCCTCTTGTGGAAATAGTCTTATATGTTTTCACTAGGAAAGGGGCCACAGATCATCTGCTGGCCTGCCTGTGTTGTTGCACGATGGGCAAAAAGTGTTTTAGCATGTCGTCAGAacaagagggggagagaaaaaatgaaaaaaagggaagGGGCAAAAGCAGGGAAGTAAAAAGTAATGAGGAAGTAGAGAGAAAGTAAGTGAGGCATCAAGCTCTATTAACGTTTCTAGCAATTGAACACATTGGACAGCGAGGAATCATGTTTTTGATTATGTTGTTATGAGTACTGgctgctgaaaatgaaattatgcTCAGGTAAAAATGCTCTTGTTCACTATGATCGCTTCAATAAATATGtacaataaacatatttattgttttaagctGCAAGCTCCCACTAATACAGCAGATGACTGGAAAGTGCAGGCGAAGCTTCACTCATAAGAAATGGTATCAGTTGTTTTTggcatgtgtttttttgtctgctgtcCCATcaaacactttgtaactttaCTTTACTGCACTAATGATGTTTGTTGAAGAGTTGAAAGTGTCATATACAGTTGTACTTGTATTCAGTATGCTGTTATTT from Thunnus maccoyii chromosome 14, fThuMac1.1, whole genome shotgun sequence includes these protein-coding regions:
- the LOC121912202 gene encoding ovarian cancer G-protein coupled receptor 1-like yields the protein MEDFFSNIISPNSTNNDAGTPLWTLFFYISVVVIIISLPLTIMAIYSLYSQVQNDNVTPIFVINLLISDLIQICSMIIFVAYDNAFTVKLVVHSYGLIASVGFMVCVAMERYLIIVWPLWYHFRRSIKASVVVCVVVWILSIAGIPIFFTKIPFFIRAILCTIFLLLPFPLLIFFLAGTLKSLSAAISVSSEEKRRIVGTMVLVLLNYIVLFLQTIILVLKVEITVVLLISICISIHISPLVEIVLYVFTRKGATDHLLACLCCCTMGKKCFSMSSEQEGERKNEKKGRGKSREVKSNEEVERK